Proteins from a single region of Ochotona princeps isolate mOchPri1 chromosome 27, mOchPri1.hap1, whole genome shotgun sequence:
- the BID gene encoding BH3-interacting domain death agonist: protein MDPKVCNGPGLGDEHITNLLVLGFLQSCASQSLHDELQALGRELLTPITLAADAYDDELQTDGNRASQFHGGRAGADSESQEEVIRNIARRLAQIGDRMDRHIQPGLVNNLVAEFRNGRSEEDRRKQLASAVGQAMKTWPADMEKEKAMLMLTMLLAKKVAEHAPSLLRTVFRTAVTLIHQDLLVYVRNLAGNGLE, encoded by the exons GTTTGCAATGGTCCAGGCCTCGGAGACGAACACATCACCAATTTGCTGGTGTTAGGCTTCCTGCAGAGCTGTGCCAGCCAGAGTTTGCATGATGAGCTGCAGGCGCTGGGCAGGGAGCTGCTTACGCCAATCACACTAGCTGCTGATGCCTACGACGATGAGCTGCAGACAGATGGCAACCGGGCCAGCCAGTTCCATGGTGGGAGAGCAGGGGCAG ATTCTGAGAGCCAAGAGGAGGTCATCAGGAATATCGCCAGGCGGCTCGCCCAAATTGGGGACAGGATGGACCGCCACATCCAGCCAGGCCTGGTGAACAACCTGGTTGCCGAGTTCAGGAACGGGCGGTCGGAGGAG GACAGAAGGAAGCAGCTGGCCTCAGCTGTGGGGCAGGCGATGAAGACGTGGCCTGCAGACATGGAGAAGGAGAAGGCCATGCTGATGCTGACCATGCTGCTGGCTAAGAAGGTGGCGGAGCACGCACCGTCCCTGCTGCGGACCGTCTTTCGGACGGCGGTGACCTTGATTCACCAAGACCTGCTCGTCTACGTGAGGAACCTAGCTGGCAAT GGCTTGGAGTGA